A stretch of the Chlorobiota bacterium genome encodes the following:
- a CDS encoding ABC transporter ATP-binding protein encodes MSIAIQINGLEKVYKSSSKKEQDVYALKPLNLNINSGEVFGLLGPNGAGKTTLIKMLLGIVYPTNGSAKIEGENIGSTKSKNLIGYLPENHKYPNYLTGEGVLKYFGLLSGVDSKTLTSRTSELLSLVNMSKWGTTRIKKYSKGMMQRLGIAQSLINDPKVVFLDEPTDGVDPVGRKEIREIIFNIRERGKTIFLNSHLLSEVEAISDRVAILKLGELVRLGTVNELTSNQTLFKIEVEENDQKKFEEILQNIKTKKLNSDSTYIDVNNFVELNSLIDLIRSKDIVITSVSQHKQSLEDLFIEVVK; translated from the coding sequence ATGTCAATTGCAATTCAAATTAATGGGTTAGAAAAAGTTTATAAATCTAGTTCAAAAAAAGAACAAGATGTTTATGCTTTAAAGCCATTAAATTTAAATATCAATTCTGGAGAAGTATTCGGTCTGTTAGGTCCTAATGGAGCTGGGAAAACTACTTTAATTAAAATGTTGTTAGGAATTGTTTATCCTACTAATGGATCTGCTAAAATTGAAGGAGAAAACATTGGCTCAACTAAAAGTAAAAATTTAATAGGTTACTTACCAGAGAACCATAAATATCCTAATTATTTAACAGGTGAAGGAGTATTAAAATATTTTGGATTACTAAGTGGTGTAGATTCTAAAACTTTAACTTCAAGAACTAGTGAACTTCTATCTTTAGTAAATATGAGTAAGTGGGGGACTACTAGAATTAAGAAGTATTCTAAGGGAATGATGCAAAGATTAGGCATAGCTCAATCGCTTATTAACGACCCTAAAGTTGTTTTTTTAGATGAACCAACTGATGGTGTAGATCCAGTTGGCAGAAAAGAAATTAGAGAAATTATTTTCAATATCAGAGAAAGAGGCAAAACAATATTTTTAAATAGTCATTTACTATCTGAAGTTGAAGCAATTTCAGATAGAGTTGCAATTCTAAAACTTGGTGAACTAGTGCGCTTAGGTACAGTTAATGAATTAACTTCAAATCAAACATTGTTTAAAATTGAAGTTGAAGAAAATGATCAAAAAAAATTCGAAGAAATTTTACAAAATATTAAAACAAAAAAATTAAATTCAGATTCAACCTATATTGATGTTAATAATTTTGTAGAGTTAAATTCATTAATTGATTTGATAAGATCTAAAGATATTGTAATTACATCAGTTTCACAACATAAGCAAAGTTTAGAAGATTTATTTATTGAAGTTGTTAAGTAA
- the aroC gene encoding chorismate synthase has protein sequence MNTFGRLLRITTFGESHGNSVGVVVDGVPPNLDIDIEKLKLDLSKRSPGKDFTSKRIELDLPEIVSGIFENKTIGSPICVIVKNTNQKSKDYEDLKDLFRPSHADYTYQKKYGIRDYRGGGRASARETLSRVIGGYFARVILNNFVKDLVVKVAVTQIASVKSTIVENMDYDEIYKSTFRCNDIKAELLYEKLLDKLISDGDSAGGIVSAHIVNLPIGIGEPIYDKLNSRLSQAMMSINGAMGFEIGAGFEVANKFGSENNDDFIISDGKISTSKNNSGGIQGGISNGNYVNFNVAFKPPSSISKLQYLATSESEIVRHKIIGRHDPTIVIRAVPVVEAMTLLVLADLVLINNLYKNTN, from the coding sequence TTGAATACTTTTGGAAGGTTACTTAGAATTACTACCTTTGGAGAATCGCATGGAAACTCAGTTGGAGTTGTGGTTGATGGAGTTCCACCTAATTTAGATATTGATATTGAAAAACTTAAACTTGATTTATCTAAAAGAAGTCCAGGAAAAGATTTCACATCAAAAAGAATAGAATTAGATTTACCTGAAATTGTTAGTGGAATTTTTGAAAACAAAACTATTGGGTCTCCAATTTGTGTTATTGTAAAAAACACAAATCAAAAAAGTAAAGATTATGAAGATTTAAAGGATTTGTTTCGACCATCTCATGCTGATTATACTTATCAAAAAAAGTATGGAATTAGGGATTATCGTGGTGGTGGAAGAGCTTCGGCAAGGGAAACCCTTTCAAGAGTAATTGGTGGTTATTTTGCAAGAGTTATTTTAAATAATTTTGTTAAAGATTTAGTTGTTAAAGTAGCCGTAACTCAAATTGCAAGTGTAAAATCTACAATTGTAGAAAATATGGATTACGATGAAATTTATAAATCAACATTCAGATGTAATGATATTAAAGCAGAGTTATTATATGAAAAATTATTAGATAAATTAATTTCAGATGGAGATTCTGCTGGGGGTATTGTTTCAGCACATATAGTTAATTTACCTATTGGTATTGGTGAGCCTATTTACGATAAATTAAATTCTAGACTTTCACAAGCAATGATGTCAATAAATGGTGCAATGGGTTTTGAAATTGGAGCTGGATTTGAAGTTGCTAATAAATTTGGTTCTGAAAATAATGATGATTTTATAATATCTGATGGTAAAATATCTACTTCCAAAAATAATTCAGGGGGAATTCAAGGTGGGATTTCAAACGGTAATTATGTTAATTTCAATGTTGCTTTTAAGCCACCATCTTCAATCTCAAAATTGCAGTATTTAGCAACATCAGAATCTGAAATTGTTAGACATAAAATAATTGGAAGACATGATCCAACAATTGTTATAAGGGCTGTTCCAGTTGTTGAAGCTATGACTTTATTAGTTCTTGCTGATTTGGTATTGATTAATAACTTGTATAAAAATACAAATTGA
- a CDS encoding outer membrane beta-barrel protein: MKKYLLFTFFVLLSNLTLRAQEEQGDYDITDPTGTLIGIMGGGVLSSPRNPFPSVRIGVDSKDGTSEVSSDISEFSIGNRVGLFGVIGIVKQIAISLNVGMMKYGVSYASTPKVSLQLQTIQAGGGVQINVLNDLRSFRRDYGLRQIYADVGLEAAVTTLGNKVEAYSIDVNSNRTPATGSFQDSKPFDNTLSLHGALGFRYALGMHYELGFEGGYNYALGGVFNKTSLPDSKFTIDNVMVQVAFGYRF; this comes from the coding sequence ATGAAAAAATACTTATTATTTACTTTTTTTGTTTTGTTATCTAATTTAACCTTGAGAGCACAAGAAGAACAAGGTGATTATGATATTACTGATCCTACTGGTACTTTAATTGGTATTATGGGTGGTGGTGTGTTAAGTTCACCTCGCAATCCTTTCCCTTCGGTTAGAATTGGTGTAGATTCAAAAGATGGGACAAGCGAAGTTTCATCTGACATCTCTGAATTTTCGATTGGAAACAGAGTTGGTTTATTTGGAGTTATTGGTATTGTTAAGCAAATTGCAATTTCTTTAAATGTAGGCATGATGAAGTACGGAGTTAGTTATGCATCAACACCTAAAGTTAGTTTGCAATTGCAAACAATTCAAGCTGGAGGAGGAGTTCAAATTAATGTTTTAAATGATTTAAGATCTTTTAGAAGAGATTATGGATTACGCCAAATTTATGCTGATGTAGGTTTAGAAGCTGCTGTAACAACACTTGGTAATAAGGTTGAAGCTTATTCAATTGATGTAAACTCAAATAGAACTCCAGCAACTGGAAGTTTCCAAGATTCAAAACCTTTTGATAATACTCTTTCTCTTCATGGTGCTTTAGGTTTCCGTTATGCTTTAGGTATGCATTATGAACTTGGTTTTGAGGGTGGTTATAATTATGCGTTAGGTGGTGTGTTTAATAAAACTTCCTTACCAGATTCAAAATTTACAATTGATAATGTTATGGTTCAAGTTGCTTTTGGTTATAGATTCTAA